The following are encoded in a window of Ranitomeya variabilis isolate aRanVar5 chromosome 6, aRanVar5.hap1, whole genome shotgun sequence genomic DNA:
- the LOC143783477 gene encoding microtubule-associated serine/threonine-protein kinase 4-like isoform X3, with the protein MSRISSDKREVLALPQGILTTYAPDIVLPLPDGVLSFTYRMVMKLVSDCRTKYHRGRISSEYLEHLQMNIRTLVQQAEERSRSGDLAFLKKVARKFLDVLEYMEPSLMYLETPDGDSKKGQQRNIADPNTSEPGLKTDLTEETTESSTADGGIPETPEIPESASAVIRSLNPMSKQKINNFTQIKVIGRGSYGVVQLVRHKDTNKVYAMKKQTRKHWVRGREIARTYLERDIGIFSDCPFVVSTLCCFKSKRHLCTVMEFEAGGDCGRLLKAYGRLPLDLARMYIAETVLAVEYLHSYGVVHRDLKPENLMISSTGHIKVKHFGLAKLGVMRPTSHIYKARTKDITREFPGNEMFGTLVYLAPEVIALEGYGRPIDWWAIGIILFKFLTGHVPFRGSCKKDIFRKIITDKITLKFKNRALHPDAENIMTQLLRKNPKHRLGTGGANEIKSHPFLSKLDFKNLQHQKPQIWPKLTSDEDTRYFPTGDRRLKPMRSDKGEVIDCPEGLNDASSSQRLSKLYATNTRMMSNEDHEPSPDSSPETSTKHSDVQKESSSTTSDGDSEYFSAQNGKSPSPILSVETKNTTALKLGEDQDPDIVAETEPSRIEKKNKSAIKLAGEKNAKIVEEREPRRRSIFRQIISSCRRGLSRAARSIRKRCIFPICH; encoded by the exons ATGTCTAGAATTTCTTCAGATAAACGTGAAGTGTTGGCACTACCACAGGGGATTCTTACCACCTATGCCCCTGACATTGTGCTACCACTACCCGATGGCGTCCTCAGCTTCACTTACCGGATGGTTATGAAGCTAGTGAGCGACTGCCGGACCAAATACCACCGAGGTCGTATAAGCTCAGAATATCTTGAGCATTTACAGATGAACATCAGGACATTAGTACAACAG GCTGAAGAAAGATCCCGAAGTGGAGATTTGGCCTTTCTTAAAAAAGTGGCCCGAAAGTTCCTGGATGTACTAGAATATATGGAGCCCTCACTGATGTATTTG GAAACACCGGACGGTGACTCCAAAAAGGGGCAACAACGAAATATCGCTGACCCCAATACCAGTGAGCCAGGGCTAAAAACTGATCTGACTGAAG AGACAACTGAGTCGTCAACTGCTGACGGTGGAATACCTGAGACACCAGAGATCCCCGAATCTGCCAGT GCCGTGATCAGATCATTGAACCCTATGAGTAAACAAAAGATCAACAACTTTACCCAGATCAAAGTGATCGGCAGGGGATCCTATGG GGTCGTCCAATTAGTGCGTCATAAAGACACGAACAAGGTTTACGCCATGAAGAAACAAACCAGGAAACACTGGGTTCGTGGAAGAGAAATTGCAAGGACCTATCTGGAAAGGGATATTGGAATATTCTCTGATTGTCCCTTTGTTGTCTCCACGCTTTGTTGCTTCAAATCTAAAAGACATCTGTGTACGGTCATGGAATTTGAAGCAG GAGGAGACTGCGGTAGGCTCCTAAAGGCATATGGTCGTTTACCCCTTGACTTGGCCCGCATGTACATTGCGGAAACGGttcttgctgtggaatatctgCACAGCTATGGCGTGGTTCACCGAGACTTGAAGCCTGAAAA CCTCATGATATCATCAACTGgacatatcaaagtcaaacattttGGGCTTGCAAAACTCGGAGTCATGAGACCAACATCACACATTTACAAGGCTCGAACTAAAGACATCACCAGAGAGTTCCCTGGTAATGAG ATGTTTGGCACCTTGGTTTATCTAGCCCCAGAAGTCATCGCACTGGAGGGCTATGGAAGGCCTATTGACTGGTGGGCAATAGGAATCATCTTATTTAAATTTCTCACCGGCCATGTGCCATTTAGAGGAAGCTGCAAAAAAGATATTTTCCGCAAAATCATCACGG ATAAGATCACTTTGAAATTTAAAAATCGTGCTCTTCATCCCGATGCTGAAAACATCATGACTCAGCTGCTCCGAAAAAATCCAAAACATAGACTCGGGACAG GAGGAGCAAATGAAATCAAGAGTCATCCATTCCTGAGTAAGTTAGATTTCAAGAACCTTCAACATCAGAAGCCGCAGATTTGGCCAAAGCTTACGTCAGACGAGGACACCCGCTACTTTCCTA CTGGCGATAGGAGACTCAAACCTATGCGTTCAGATAAGGGTGAAGTCATTGATTGTCCAGAAGGCCTAAACGATGCATCATCTTCTCAAAGACTTTCTAAG CTATATGCCACCAATACCAGGATGATGAGCAATGAAGATCATGAGCCATCTCCAGATTCTTCTCCAGAGACCAGCACCAAACACTCAGACGT GCAGAAAGAATCTTCTTCTACTAcaagtgatggtgatagtgagtaTTTCTCTGCTCAAAACGGCAAGTCACCATCTCCCATATTGTCAG TTGAGACAAAAAATACAACTGCATTAAAACTGGGAGAAGATCAAGACCCAGATATAGTAGCAGAGACAGAACCTAGCAGAA TTGAGAAGAAAAATAAGTCTGCAATAAAACTGGCAGGAGAGAAAAATGCCAAAATAGTAGAAGAGCGAGAACCTAGAAGAC GTTCCATCTTCCGACAGATCATATCATCCTGCCGGCGTGGACTATCCAGGGCTGCTCGCAGCATCAGAAAACGATGCATTTTTCCAATCTGTCATTAG
- the LOC143783477 gene encoding microtubule-associated serine/threonine-protein kinase 4-like isoform X2 → MAGIIIDKYIVWTDLRKILRIYAPENVPAIPDGVLSFTYRMVMKLVSDCLTQFYRARISSEYLEHLQMNIRTLVQQAEERSRSGDLAFLKKVARKFLDVLEYMEPSLMYLETPDGDSKKGQQRNIADPNTSEPGLKTDLTEETTESSTADGGIPETPEIPESASAVIRSLNPMSKQKINNFTQIKVIGRGSYGVVQLVRHKDTNKVYAMKKQTRKHWVRGREIARTYLERDIGIFSDCPFVVSTLCCFKSKRHLCTVMEFEAGGDCGRLLKAYGRLPLDLARMYIAETVLAVEYLHSYGVVHRDLKPENLMISSTGHIKVKHFGLAKLGVMRPTSHIYKARTKDITREFPGNEMFGTLVYLAPEVIALEGYGRPIDWWAIGIILFKFLTGHVPFRGSCKKDIFRKIITDKITLKFKNRALHPDAENIMTQLLRKNPKHRLGTGGANEIKSHPFLSKLDFKNLQHQKPQIWPKLTSDEDTRYFPTGDRRLKPMRSDKGEVIDCPEGLNDASSSQRLSKLYATNTRMMSNEDHEPSPDSSPETSTKHSDVQKESSSTTSDGDSEYFSAQNGKSPSPILSVETKNTTALKLGEDQDPDIVAETEPSRIEKKNKSAIKLAGEKNAKIVEEREPRRRSIFRRIISSCRLPEKKNTSALKLGEEQNPELVAETEPSRVETKNTTALKLGEDQDPDIVAETEPSRIEKKNESAIKLAGEKTAKIVEEQEPRRRSIFRQIISSCRRGLSRAARSIRKRCIFPICH, encoded by the exons ATGGCTGGAATTATCATAGATAAATATATAGTGTGGACAGACCTCAGGAAGATTCTTAGGATCTATGCCCCTGAGAATGTGCCAGCTATACCCGATGGCGTCCTCAGCTTCACTTACCGGATGGTTATGAAGCTAGTGAGCGACTGCCTGACCCAATTCTATCGAGCTCGTATAAGCTCAGAATATCTTGAGCATTTACAGATGAACATCAGGACATTAGTACAACAG GCTGAAGAAAGATCCCGAAGTGGAGATTTGGCCTTTCTTAAAAAAGTGGCCCGAAAGTTCCTGGATGTACTAGAATATATGGAGCCCTCACTGATGTATTTG GAAACACCGGACGGTGACTCCAAAAAGGGGCAACAACGAAATATCGCTGACCCCAATACCAGTGAGCCAGGGCTAAAAACTGATCTGACTGAAG AGACAACTGAGTCGTCAACTGCTGACGGTGGAATACCTGAGACACCAGAGATCCCCGAATCTGCCAGT GCCGTGATCAGATCATTGAACCCTATGAGTAAACAAAAGATCAACAACTTTACCCAGATCAAAGTGATCGGCAGGGGATCCTATGG GGTCGTCCAATTAGTGCGTCATAAAGACACGAACAAGGTTTACGCCATGAAGAAACAAACCAGGAAACACTGGGTTCGTGGAAGAGAAATTGCAAGGACCTATCTGGAAAGGGATATTGGAATATTCTCTGATTGTCCCTTTGTTGTCTCCACGCTTTGTTGCTTCAAATCTAAAAGACATCTGTGTACGGTCATGGAATTTGAAGCAG GAGGAGACTGCGGTAGGCTCCTAAAGGCATATGGTCGTTTACCCCTTGACTTGGCCCGCATGTACATTGCGGAAACGGttcttgctgtggaatatctgCACAGCTATGGCGTGGTTCACCGAGACTTGAAGCCTGAAAA CCTCATGATATCATCAACTGgacatatcaaagtcaaacattttGGGCTTGCAAAACTCGGAGTCATGAGACCAACATCACACATTTACAAGGCTCGAACTAAAGACATCACCAGAGAGTTCCCTGGTAATGAG ATGTTTGGCACCTTGGTTTATCTAGCCCCAGAAGTCATCGCACTGGAGGGCTATGGAAGGCCTATTGACTGGTGGGCAATAGGAATCATCTTATTTAAATTTCTCACCGGCCATGTGCCATTTAGAGGAAGCTGCAAAAAAGATATTTTCCGCAAAATCATCACGG ATAAGATCACTTTGAAATTTAAAAATCGTGCTCTTCATCCCGATGCTGAAAACATCATGACTCAGCTGCTCCGAAAAAATCCAAAACATAGACTCGGGACAG GAGGAGCAAATGAAATCAAGAGTCATCCATTCCTGAGTAAGTTAGATTTCAAGAACCTTCAACATCAGAAGCCGCAGATTTGGCCAAAGCTTACGTCAGACGAGGACACCCGCTACTTTCCTA CTGGCGATAGGAGACTCAAACCTATGCGTTCAGATAAGGGTGAAGTCATTGATTGTCCAGAAGGCCTAAACGATGCATCATCTTCTCAAAGACTTTCTAAG CTATATGCCACCAATACCAGGATGATGAGCAATGAAGATCATGAGCCATCTCCAGATTCTTCTCCAGAGACCAGCACCAAACACTCAGACGT GCAGAAAGAATCTTCTTCTACTAcaagtgatggtgatagtgagtaTTTCTCTGCTCAAAACGGCAAGTCACCATCTCCCATATTGTCAG TTGAGACAAAAAATACAACTGCATTAAAACTGGGAGAAGATCAAGACCCAGATATAGTAGCAGAGACAGAACCTAGCAGAA TTGAGAAGAAAAATAAGTCTGCAATAAAACTGGCAGGAGAGAAAAATGCCAAAATAGTAGAAGAGCGAGAACCTAGAAGAC GTTCCATCTTCCGACGGATTATATCATCCTGCCGGCTGCCGGAGAAGAAAAATACATCTGCATTAAAACTGGGAGAAGAGCAAAACCCAGAACTAGTAGCAGAGACAGAACCTAGCAGAG TTGAGACAAAAAATACAACTGCATTAAAACTGGGAGAAGATCAAGACCCAGATATAGTAGCAGAGACAGAACCTAGCAGAA TTGAGAAGAAAAATGAGTCTGCAATAAAACTGGCAGGAGAGAAAACTGCCAAAATAGTAGAAGAGCAAGAACCTAGAAGAC GTTCCATCTTCCGACAGATCATATCATCCTGCCGGCGTGGACTATCCAGGGCTGCTCGCAGCATCAGAAAACGATGCATTTTTCCAATCTGTCATTAG
- the LOC143783477 gene encoding microtubule-associated serine/threonine-protein kinase 4-like isoform X1 codes for MSRISSDKREVLALPQGILTTYAPDIVLPLPDGVLSFTYRMVMKLVSDCRTKYHRGRISSEYLEHLQMNIRTLVQQAEERSRSGDLAFLKKVARKFLDVLEYMEPSLMYLETPDGDSKKGQQRNIADPNTSEPGLKTDLTEETTESSTADGGIPETPEIPESASAVIRSLNPMSKQKINNFTQIKVIGRGSYGVVQLVRHKDTNKVYAMKKQTRKHWVRGREIARTYLERDIGIFSDCPFVVSTLCCFKSKRHLCTVMEFEAGGDCGRLLKAYGRLPLDLARMYIAETVLAVEYLHSYGVVHRDLKPENLMISSTGHIKVKHFGLAKLGVMRPTSHIYKARTKDITREFPGNEMFGTLVYLAPEVIALEGYGRPIDWWAIGIILFKFLTGHVPFRGSCKKDIFRKIITDKITLKFKNRALHPDAENIMTQLLRKNPKHRLGTGGANEIKSHPFLSKLDFKNLQHQKPQIWPKLTSDEDTRYFPTGDRRLKPMRSDKGEVIDCPEGLNDASSSQRLSKLYATNTRMMSNEDHEPSPDSSPETSTKHSDVQKESSSTTSDGDSEYFSAQNGKSPSPILSVETKNTTALKLGEDQDPDIVAETEPSRIEKKNKSAIKLAGEKNAKIVEEREPRRRSIFRRIISSCRLPEKKNTSALKLGEEQNPELVAETEPSRVETKNTTALKLGEDQDPDIVAETEPSRIEKKNESAIKLAGEKTAKIVEEQEPRRRSIFRQIISSCRRGLSRAARSIRKRCIFPICH; via the exons ATGTCTAGAATTTCTTCAGATAAACGTGAAGTGTTGGCACTACCACAGGGGATTCTTACCACCTATGCCCCTGACATTGTGCTACCACTACCCGATGGCGTCCTCAGCTTCACTTACCGGATGGTTATGAAGCTAGTGAGCGACTGCCGGACCAAATACCACCGAGGTCGTATAAGCTCAGAATATCTTGAGCATTTACAGATGAACATCAGGACATTAGTACAACAG GCTGAAGAAAGATCCCGAAGTGGAGATTTGGCCTTTCTTAAAAAAGTGGCCCGAAAGTTCCTGGATGTACTAGAATATATGGAGCCCTCACTGATGTATTTG GAAACACCGGACGGTGACTCCAAAAAGGGGCAACAACGAAATATCGCTGACCCCAATACCAGTGAGCCAGGGCTAAAAACTGATCTGACTGAAG AGACAACTGAGTCGTCAACTGCTGACGGTGGAATACCTGAGACACCAGAGATCCCCGAATCTGCCAGT GCCGTGATCAGATCATTGAACCCTATGAGTAAACAAAAGATCAACAACTTTACCCAGATCAAAGTGATCGGCAGGGGATCCTATGG GGTCGTCCAATTAGTGCGTCATAAAGACACGAACAAGGTTTACGCCATGAAGAAACAAACCAGGAAACACTGGGTTCGTGGAAGAGAAATTGCAAGGACCTATCTGGAAAGGGATATTGGAATATTCTCTGATTGTCCCTTTGTTGTCTCCACGCTTTGTTGCTTCAAATCTAAAAGACATCTGTGTACGGTCATGGAATTTGAAGCAG GAGGAGACTGCGGTAGGCTCCTAAAGGCATATGGTCGTTTACCCCTTGACTTGGCCCGCATGTACATTGCGGAAACGGttcttgctgtggaatatctgCACAGCTATGGCGTGGTTCACCGAGACTTGAAGCCTGAAAA CCTCATGATATCATCAACTGgacatatcaaagtcaaacattttGGGCTTGCAAAACTCGGAGTCATGAGACCAACATCACACATTTACAAGGCTCGAACTAAAGACATCACCAGAGAGTTCCCTGGTAATGAG ATGTTTGGCACCTTGGTTTATCTAGCCCCAGAAGTCATCGCACTGGAGGGCTATGGAAGGCCTATTGACTGGTGGGCAATAGGAATCATCTTATTTAAATTTCTCACCGGCCATGTGCCATTTAGAGGAAGCTGCAAAAAAGATATTTTCCGCAAAATCATCACGG ATAAGATCACTTTGAAATTTAAAAATCGTGCTCTTCATCCCGATGCTGAAAACATCATGACTCAGCTGCTCCGAAAAAATCCAAAACATAGACTCGGGACAG GAGGAGCAAATGAAATCAAGAGTCATCCATTCCTGAGTAAGTTAGATTTCAAGAACCTTCAACATCAGAAGCCGCAGATTTGGCCAAAGCTTACGTCAGACGAGGACACCCGCTACTTTCCTA CTGGCGATAGGAGACTCAAACCTATGCGTTCAGATAAGGGTGAAGTCATTGATTGTCCAGAAGGCCTAAACGATGCATCATCTTCTCAAAGACTTTCTAAG CTATATGCCACCAATACCAGGATGATGAGCAATGAAGATCATGAGCCATCTCCAGATTCTTCTCCAGAGACCAGCACCAAACACTCAGACGT GCAGAAAGAATCTTCTTCTACTAcaagtgatggtgatagtgagtaTTTCTCTGCTCAAAACGGCAAGTCACCATCTCCCATATTGTCAG TTGAGACAAAAAATACAACTGCATTAAAACTGGGAGAAGATCAAGACCCAGATATAGTAGCAGAGACAGAACCTAGCAGAA TTGAGAAGAAAAATAAGTCTGCAATAAAACTGGCAGGAGAGAAAAATGCCAAAATAGTAGAAGAGCGAGAACCTAGAAGAC GTTCCATCTTCCGACGGATTATATCATCCTGCCGGCTGCCGGAGAAGAAAAATACATCTGCATTAAAACTGGGAGAAGAGCAAAACCCAGAACTAGTAGCAGAGACAGAACCTAGCAGAG TTGAGACAAAAAATACAACTGCATTAAAACTGGGAGAAGATCAAGACCCAGATATAGTAGCAGAGACAGAACCTAGCAGAA TTGAGAAGAAAAATGAGTCTGCAATAAAACTGGCAGGAGAGAAAACTGCCAAAATAGTAGAAGAGCAAGAACCTAGAAGAC GTTCCATCTTCCGACAGATCATATCATCCTGCCGGCGTGGACTATCCAGGGCTGCTCGCAGCATCAGAAAACGATGCATTTTTCCAATCTGTCATTAG